The genomic DNA TCCTTGCCTTCGGTTATTTTTTTAATCACCGGAGAATCGGGCACTGCGCTTTTCTGCGGCTGCGCGTTGTTGTCGAAGCCCGATTTATTAATAACGGTCAAATCACCATTGGCAATTTGTTTTACATATGGGCGAAGTTTCAGGTTGAGCATGTCATACACCGCTTTGCTCTGCGCGTTTCTGTCCTGCACCTTTTGCGAATTGCCTTTTGCCTGCCCTATGAGCAAGCCAAGTAAATCGTTTGCATTTTTAAAACCCACCACGGTGCTTGGTGGCGGAGGCGAGTTAAGCGGAATGGGCGGTGTTACAAAAATAGTTGCATTCGCATAAACGCCTTGCGTGATTACGCGCGTGGCTATTTCGTTCACCAATAAAAAATCTTTTGCCGTGCAGTGCATAGCCGGCTCGTTGGGGTGTTTGGATGCCATAGGTTTGAAGTTAGAATGTGATTGATTTAGGTATGTGAAAAAATTTTTACGAATATACTTTTCGGTATAGCATACAATATGTCGTGTTTAAGACATTCTCTATAAATAAAGCCGGCTTGAATGACTTTTGTAAGAAACAAAACACCATGAAAAAAAACAAAAGCCGGGCGGTAGATTTAATTTATGCCGAAGTAATTCTACTGAACATGGCGGGAATTGCCGACAAAGAAATAGGCGCGCGCATTGTAAAAAAATGCACCGAGCGAAACGTATCGCGCCACAAGAAAGCCATTATGGATATTTATTGCAGAGAAGGTTTTCGGGATATGTCGGTGGTGGTGGAAAAAGTTACCTCCAGCGGATTCATTCACACGCTGCTCGAACTTTTTAAAGACAGGCATCCCGATGCCGTTGCCGCCATCAGCCGCAAATTTACGCACACCAAAAAAGAAGAAAACGGCAAAACAGTTTTTTATGTTTGCGAAGCAGAAGAACAGGTGAAAGGCAATTAATATTTTTTGCTTGTGTAAAGGGTATCTGTATTTTTGCGAATACATCTCACAGAGTCCCGAAGCGGAGACTCTGCTGCGACAGAAAGTAATTAGGCACAATGCAAAAAAAACCAAAACAACAGGTACAGTTTTTCAACGGCAGACAAAAACTATTTCCGTAAGTAGTTTTTGTCGGGTAATTATATGCCCGATTTTACTTTGCATACAATTACAAAAATTATAATCAGAGCAAGAATGAAAATTAAATTTTGTGTGTTAAAATTTTTCATGTGATTTTGTTTTTTTGTTATACTTGATTTTGAAGACGCAATGTACAAATCAAAAACATAAAGACATACATAGCTGAAAAATATATTTTGGATTTGTATTAATTACTTAATACAAAATTTACAAATGTTAATTAAGTAACAAGAAATTAATAGATGAAACAACTTATTTTATATTTTTTAATGTTTCCCATTGCGGTTACTGCTCAGCAAAACAATAAAATTGATTCTTTGAAAAAAGTTCTTCTCACCGCAAGTGACGATACGAATAAAGTGAATGCGCTGAATGAACTCAGTAAGGAATTTAAAAGCAATAATCCTGACACCGCAATTTACTTTGCAAAGAATGCTGGCTTGTTGGCAGAAAAAATAAATTACAAAAAAGGAATTGCAGAATCTGAACTCTGGCAGGGCACGGCAATTACCAATCTCGGCAAATACGAAGAGGCATTACAATATCTCCACAAAGCAATTGAAATATTAATTTCTCTTTCTAATAATAAATTGGCTCTTGCGCGAGCTCACAACGGCATCGGAAATATTTATACTCTGCAAGGCAATTATCCCGAAGCCCTGAAAGAACATTTTGCCTCTCTTAAAATAAAAGAAGAAATAGGAGATAAAAAAGGCATTGCCGGTTCTCATGGCAACATCGGAAATATTTATATGTATCAAGGCAATTACCCGGAAGCCCTGAAAGAACTTTTCGCTGTTTTGAAAACCTTTGAAGAAATTGGAGATAAAAATTTCATTGCCATGTCTCACAACAGTATCGGAAATATTTATTACGCCCAAAGCAATTACCCCGGAGTTAACCCTCTAGAGCGTGATTCCTTGTTCAACAGGGCGCTTAAAGAACATTTTGCTGCGCTGAAAACAAGAGAAGAAATTAAAGATAAGCAGGGCATTGCCACTTCTCACAATAACATCGGAGCTATTTATTATGACCAAGGAAATTATCCCGATGCCCTGAGAGAGCATTTTGCTTCCCTGAAAATAATGGAAGAAATTGGAAATAAATATGGCATTGGCTCTTCTCATAAAAACATTGGAGAAACATACATAAAGCAAGGCAAAGCAAAAGAAGGAAAAGAAGAACTGGAAAAGAGCTTGGCATTAAGCAAAGAAACAGGCAGCAAAGATGGCATTAAAGAAAGTTACGCGGGGCTTGCAAAAGCCGATAGCGCGCTTGACAATTATAAAAGCGCGTATAACAATTATAAACTATATATTATATATAAGGATAGCTTACTCAACGAAGAGAATACCAAAAAAAGCGTTCGTGCGCAAATGAATTATGATTTTGATAAAAAAGAATCCCTTGCCAAAGCCGAGCAGGAAAAAAAAGATGCAATAGTTGAAGAAGAAAAGCGCAGGCAAAAAATGTTTTTATTTTCTGTTATTGGCGGCTTGTTATTAGTGGTAGTTTTTTCAGGTTTTCTTTTTAACCGTTTTAGAGTAACACAAAGGCAAAAGAAAATAATTGAAAAACAAAAACTGCTTACCGATGAGAAAAATAAAATCATTGAAGAAAAAAATAAAGACATTACTGATAGCATTAACTACGCGCAGCGCATACAAAGAGCGTTGCTTGCGAGTGATGGTTTGCTAAACAAAAACCTTGGCGAGCATTTTGTTTTATTCAAGCCAAAAGATATTGTGAGCGGAGATTTTTATTGGGCAACAGAATCAGTTGGCAGTAAGCAGTTGGCAATAGGCAATGAAACAACAAATAGATTCTACTTAGCAGTTTGTGATTCGACCGGACATGGTGTTCCGGGACTTTCATGAGTTTACTTAACATTTCTTTTCTCAACGAGGCAATCAATGAAGAAGAGTTAGTTCAGCCGAATGAAGTATTTAATCATGTTCGCCAGCGGTTGATTGAAAATATTTCTCAGGATGGAGGGAAGGATGGAATGGATGGCATCTTGATAAGTCTCAAGTCACAAGTTTCAAATTCCAAATCCCAAGAAAACAGCCAGGTTCAAATATCCTATGCGGCAGCGCACAATGCGCCTATACTTATTCGCAACGGAGAGTTAACTGAATTAGAAGCGGACAAGATGCCTGTTGGCGCAGGAGATAATAAAGATTCTTTCACACATTATTCCCTCCCGCAAACTCCTCCCCTGACGGGGGAGGTTGGGAGGGGGCAAGGCATTCTGTATCTCTACACCGATGGCTTTGCCGACCAGTTTGGCGGACCTAAAGGAAAGAAGTTCAAATACAAACCGCTCAATGATTTATTATCGGTAAACAGTTCCAAACCCATGGCGGAACAAAAACTTATTCTCGAAAAAACATTTGAGGATTGGAAAGGCAACTTAGAACAAGTGGATGATGTACTTATAATCGGTATAAAAGTTTAAATGGTTGTGCGCTCTAATACGCCAGTATCGGGCTGAGCCACTTCTCCGCTTCTTCTACAGAAATATTTTTCCGCTTCGCGTAATCTTCCACCTGGTCTTTCTGAATTTTCCCTGTTCCGAAATAATAAGATTCAGGATGAGAAAAATATAATCCGCATACAGCAGCTGTCGGAAACATCGCCATGCTTTCAGTCAAAATAATCCCTGTATTCTTTTCTGCTTCGAGTAAATCAAAAAGAGTTTTCTTCTCTGTATGATCCGGCTGCGCAGAGTAACCCGGTGCAGGACGAATGCCCTGATATTTTTCCCGGATCAAATCTTCGTTGGAAATATTTTCATCTTTCGCGTAGCCCCATAATTCTTTTCTCACTTTCAAATGCATGAGTTCCGAAAATGCTTCCGCTAATCTGTCTGCAAGTGCCTTCAGCATGATGGAAGAATAATCATCGTGATTTTTTTCAAACTCTTTTAATTTTTTCTCTATGCCGATTCCGGTTGTAACGGCAAAGGCACCAATGAAATCATTTTCGGGTTTTACAAAATCAGATAGAGCAACATTTTTTTGTCCGCTTGGCTTTTTTGTCTGCTGACGGATGGTATGAAAAACAGTTTTATTTTTTGTTTCGCTCAAAACAATATCATCTCCCACCGCTTTAGCAGGGTAAAACCCGACAACCGCATTTGCCTGAAGCCATTGCCCTTCAATAATTTTTTTCAGCATTGCTTGAGCGTCATTAAAAAGTGTTTTTGCTTCTGCTCCGCGTTCTTTGTCATCAAATATCTTCGGGTAAGTTCCTTTCATTTCCCAGCTATGGAAAAACGGAGTCCAGTCAATAAACTTTGCTATTTCTTCGAGCGGATATTTTTTAAATGCTTTGTTCCCAATGAAACTCGGCTTTATAGAAATGGCAGAGCTATTCAGCGAAAATTTATTTTCTCTTGCCTTTTCAAGTGACAAATAAATATTCTGAGAGCCGGATTTTTTATTCTGCTCGCGGATTCTATCATATTCATCACGAACATTTTTAACAAAATCTTTTTGCATTGCTTTCGAAACCAGATTTCCTACAACAGGTACGCTTCGCGAAGCATCGTTCACATGCACCACGGGGAATTTATAGTTCGGTTCTATCTTCACTGCCGTATGAACCTTTGATGTTGTCGCACCGCCAATGAGAAGCGGAATATCAAATCCCTGTCGCTCCATTTCTTTGGCAACATGCACCATTTCATCCAGCGATGGAGTGATGAGTCCGCTCAGTCCGATAATGTCTGCATTTTCTTTTTTTGCTGTCTCTAAAATTTTATCACATGGCACCATCACGCCCAGATCAATAATCTCATAGTTGTTGCAGGCAAGCACAACCCCCACAATATTTTTTCCAATGTCGTGCACATCGCCTTTCACCGTAGCGAGAACAATTTTTCCTTTCTTTTCTCCTTTTGTTTTTTCCGCTTCAATGTAAGGAGTGAGATGTGCAACGGCTTTTTTCATCACGCGCGCGCTCTTCACAACCTGCGGTAAAAACATTTTCCCGCTGCCAAATAAATCTCCAACCACTCCCATTCCGTTCATCAGCGGTCCTTCAATGACTTCAATTGCTTTCGAACAATTTTTTCTCGCTTCTTCGGTATCCAATTCGATGTAATCTGTAATTCCTTTTACGAGTGAATGCGTAAGTCGTTCCTGAACATTTCCCTTTCTCCATTCTTCATCCTTCGCGTCTTTTTGTTTTCCTTTTCCTTTTATTGTTTCGGCATACGTAACTAATTTCTCCGTGGCTTCTTCTTTTCTATCCAGCAAAACATCTTCAACTAACTCCAAAAGTTCTTTCGGAATTTCATCATACACCTGCAACTGTGAAGGATTCACAATACCCATATCCATTCCTTCTTTGATAGCGTGATATAAAAACGCGGAGTGAATCGCTTCACGCACCAAATCATTTCCGCGAAACGAAAACGAAACATTGCTCACGCCTCCGCTGATTTTTGCAAAAGGAAGATTTTGTTTTATCCATTTTGTAGCACGGAAATAATCGAGCGCGTTTTTTCTATGCTCTTCCATTCCGGTTGCAACAGGAAAAATATTCGGGTCAAAGATTATATCCTGCGGAGGAAACTTCACCTGTTCTGTAAGAATTTTATACGCGCGTTCGCAAATCTGGATTCTCCGCTCGTAAGAATCGGCTTGCCCTTGTTCGTCAAATGCCATGACGACAGTTGCCGCGCCATACTTCTTAACAATTTTCGCCTGGCGGATAAATTCTTTTTCGCCTTCCTTCATCGAAATGGAATTCACGATTCCTTTTCCCTGAATGCATTTCAGTCCCGCTTCAATCGCGTGAAACTTGGACGAATCCACCATGATGGGTACTTTAGAAATATCCGGCTCACTCGCAATGAGGTTACAGAATTTTGTCATCGCTTCAATCGCATCCAGCATACCTTCGTCCATACAAATGTCAATCACCTGAGCACCGCCTTCGACTTGTTCGCGGGCAACAGTGAGCGCTTCATCATATTTTCCATCAAGAATAAGTTTTGCGAATTTGCGAGAGCCAGTAACATTTGTCCGTTCACCAACATTCATGAAATTAGAATCAGGGCGATACGTAACTGCTTCCAGTCCACTCAAACGCAAATAGGGTTCCACTTTCGGAATTTTTCTCGGAGGAGTTTTTTTTGCGTGCTGCGCAATGTGACGAATGTGATCGGGAGTAGTTCCGCAGCAGCCGCCAACAATATTGATAAATCCGCTATGAAGAAAATCATCTATCTGATGACACATTGTTTCGGGCGTTTCATCGTATTCGCCAAACTGATTCGGCAATCCTGCATTCGGATAACAGGAAACAAAAAACGGAGCTTTCTCAGAAAGCTCTTCGAGATACGGTCTCATTTCTTTTGCTCCCAGCGCGCAGTTCAAACCCACGCTCAATAACTTCACATGCGAAACAGAATTCAGAAACGCTTCAACCGTTTGTCCTGACAAAGTTCTTCCGCTCGCGTCAGTAATCGTTCCCGAAACCATCACAGGAAGTTCAATATTTTTTTCTTCGAAAATATTTTGAATCGCGAAGAGTGCTGCTTTTGCATTAAGCGTATCGAAAATAGTTTCAACTAAAATCAAATCAACTCCGCCATCAATTAAACCTCGTAACTGTTCTGA from Bacteroidota bacterium includes the following:
- a CDS encoding SpoIIE family protein phosphatase; amino-acid sequence: MSLLNISFLNEAINEEELVQPNEVFNHVRQRLIENISQDGGKDGMDGILISLKSQVSNSKSQENSQVQISYAAAHNAPILIRNGELTELEADKMPVGAGDNKDSFTHYSLPQTPPLTGEVGRGQGILYLYTDGFADQFGGPKGKKFKYKPLNDLLSVNSSKPMAEQKLILEKTFEDWKGNLEQVDDVLIIGIKV
- the metH gene encoding methionine synthase, yielding MNDIRKILTERILVIDGAMGTMIQQHKLSEADYRGKRFADWKSDLKGNNDLLVLTQPDIIKNIHLEYLKAGADIIETNTFNAQKISLADYKMESLAYEINLEAAKIARAAVTEFLADCRLPTANCFVAGALGPTNKTLSLSPNVNDPGFRAVTFDEVVETYSEQLRGLIDGGVDLILVETIFDTLNAKAALFAIQNIFEEKNIELPVMVSGTITDASGRTLSGQTVEAFLNSVSHVKLLSVGLNCALGAKEMRPYLEELSEKAPFFVSCYPNAGLPNQFGEYDETPETMCHQIDDFLHSGFINIVGGCCGTTPDHIRHIAQHAKKTPPRKIPKVEPYLRLSGLEAVTYRPDSNFMNVGERTNVTGSRKFAKLILDGKYDEALTVAREQVEGGAQVIDICMDEGMLDAIEAMTKFCNLIASEPDISKVPIMVDSSKFHAIEAGLKCIQGKGIVNSISMKEGEKEFIRQAKIVKKYGAATVVMAFDEQGQADSYERRIQICERAYKILTEQVKFPPQDIIFDPNIFPVATGMEEHRKNALDYFRATKWIKQNLPFAKISGGVSNVSFSFRGNDLVREAIHSAFLYHAIKEGMDMGIVNPSQLQVYDEIPKELLELVEDVLLDRKEEATEKLVTYAETIKGKGKQKDAKDEEWRKGNVQERLTHSLVKGITDYIELDTEEARKNCSKAIEVIEGPLMNGMGVVGDLFGSGKMFLPQVVKSARVMKKAVAHLTPYIEAEKTKGEKKGKIVLATVKGDVHDIGKNIVGVVLACNNYEIIDLGVMVPCDKILETAKKENADIIGLSGLITPSLDEMVHVAKEMERQGFDIPLLIGGATTSKVHTAVKIEPNYKFPVVHVNDASRSVPVVGNLVSKAMQKDFVKNVRDEYDRIREQNKKSGSQNIYLSLEKARENKFSLNSSAISIKPSFIGNKAFKKYPLEEIAKFIDWTPFFHSWEMKGTYPKIFDDKERGAEAKTLFNDAQAMLKKIIEGQWLQANAVVGFYPAKAVGDDIVLSETKNKTVFHTIRQQTKKPSGQKNVALSDFVKPENDFIGAFAVTTGIGIEKKLKEFEKNHDDYSSIMLKALADRLAEAFSELMHLKVRKELWGYAKDENISNEDLIREKYQGIRPAPGYSAQPDHTEKKTLFDLLEAEKNTGIILTESMAMFPTAAVCGLYFSHPESYYFGTGKIQKDQVEDYAKRKNISVEEAEKWLSPILAY
- a CDS encoding tetratricopeptide repeat protein, producing the protein MKQLILYFLMFPIAVTAQQNNKIDSLKKVLLTASDDTNKVNALNELSKEFKSNNPDTAIYFAKNAGLLAEKINYKKGIAESELWQGTAITNLGKYEEALQYLHKAIEILISLSNNKLALARAHNGIGNIYTLQGNYPEALKEHFASLKIKEEIGDKKGIAGSHGNIGNIYMYQGNYPEALKELFAVLKTFEEIGDKNFIAMSHNSIGNIYYAQSNYPGVNPLERDSLFNRALKEHFAALKTREEIKDKQGIATSHNNIGAIYYDQGNYPDALREHFASLKIMEEIGNKYGIGSSHKNIGETYIKQGKAKEGKEELEKSLALSKETGSKDGIKESYAGLAKADSALDNYKSAYNNYKLYIIYKDSLLNEENTKKSVRAQMNYDFDKKESLAKAEQEKKDAIVEEEKRRQKMFLFSVIGGLLLVVVFSGFLFNRFRVTQRQKKIIEKQKLLTDEKNKIIEEKNKDITDSINYAQRIQRALLASDGLLNKNLGEHFVLFKPKDIVSGDFYWATESVGSKQLAIGNETTNRFYLAVCDSTGHGVPGLS
- a CDS encoding fibronectin type III domain-containing protein, which translates into the protein MASKHPNEPAMHCTAKDFLLVNEIATRVITQGVYANATIFVTPPIPLNSPPPPSTVVGFKNANDLLGLLIGQAKGNSQKVQDRNAQSKAVYDMLNLKLRPYVKQIANGDLTVINKSGFDNNAQPQKSAVPDSPVIKKITEGKEAHTAKIFLDRKKKKALAAEKATQKSTKGNTYSAQTTTTPDNEESWKTVLEAVSSTKLIIPNVTAKIFVRVYAINAAGKSKPSNPFPFTQQ